A genomic segment from Chitinophagaceae bacterium encodes:
- a CDS encoding DNA cytosine methyltransferase, producing MAKINGNKKLRVASLFCGCGGMDLGIQGDFSYLGKHFESLPFEVVYAADNDLYATNIYNSNFSHKCELKDVRDIVPSEVPDHDILLGGFPCQSFSIIAQNPQRLGYKDERGKLFFEMVNVLKEKQPRFFIGENVKGLLSANEGKAFPMIIKEFEKAGYHIHHKLLNASEFGVPQKRERVFIVGFREFDDYFNFRFPLPNTLNGAKVKLKQVIDKKANKDDKWFFSQRAVDGMLRVREKMNKGRVQDLEQPCNTISSHLAKVSLNGTDPVLMIDERYRRLTPREAARIQSFPETFTLDTVSENRQYRAIGNAVPPVLMWQVANALTKSLLTDTPIKVKERKNILTEA from the coding sequence ATGGCAAAAATTAATGGAAATAAAAAACTAAGAGTTGCTTCGCTTTTTTGCGGATGTGGAGGAATGGATTTGGGTATTCAAGGAGACTTTTCATATTTAGGAAAGCACTTTGAAAGCCTACCATTTGAGGTTGTCTATGCTGCGGACAATGATTTATATGCTACAAATATTTACAACAGTAATTTTTCTCATAAATGTGAATTAAAAGATGTGAGAGATATTGTACCAAGTGAAGTTCCCGACCACGATATTTTATTGGGGGGCTTTCCTTGCCAATCATTTTCAATAATTGCACAAAATCCTCAACGACTTGGTTATAAAGACGAGAGAGGAAAACTTTTTTTTGAAATGGTTAATGTACTCAAAGAAAAGCAGCCACGATTTTTTATTGGTGAAAACGTAAAAGGTTTGCTTTCTGCAAACGAGGGGAAAGCATTCCCAATGATTATTAAAGAATTTGAAAAAGCAGGCTATCACATTCATCATAAACTTTTAAATGCTTCCGAATTTGGTGTCCCTCAAAAAAGAGAACGAGTCTTTATTGTAGGCTTTAGAGAATTTGACGACTATTTTAATTTTCGCTTTCCATTACCTAATACTTTAAATGGAGCTAAGGTTAAACTAAAACAGGTAATAGACAAAAAAGCAAACAAAGACGACAAATGGTTTTTTAGTCAACGAGCCGTTGATGGAATGCTTAGAGTAAGAGAAAAAATGAATAAAGGGCGAGTACAAGATTTAGAGCAACCTTGCAATACTATAAGTTCACATCTTGCAAAAGTTAGTTTAAATGGGACAGACCCCGTTTTGATGATAGACGAACGTTACAGACGACTTACACCAAGAGAAGCTGCAAGAATTCAATCATTTCCAGAGACTTTTACATTAGATACCGTTTCTGAAAATAGACAATACAGGGCTATTGGAAATGCCGTTCCACCAGTTTTAATGTGGCAAGTTGCAAACGCATTGACAAAAAGTTTATTAACGGACACTCCAATAAAAGTAAAGGAGAGGAAAAATATTTTGACAGAAGCATAG
- a CDS encoding DUF3883 domain-containing protein, whose translation MSSKKKYKIPDEYFFRLHHVRPRFKNDVEEVLLYVATSISEMETLPEKEFNADLNKVLFGFKKNSTSTQKTIDNWRTEISALFGFIQENDGYLQPSKTAIRLADNQYLDEFFNYFLYSFQYPGGHIKSHNVIKQIEAGVKFKPCNYILQLLSEGEILTGKPFSITAEELTQCAYFDLRVTRDGKHPKEVAKLILKNRNEKIDYDHHYEQLKNEKTGAFPSNGDVCRYAGDILDYMVLANLLQHKGTGYYYYLNDENKEAINYHLNNPKWFNRYDKFYKLKEITNPQISEIEENWFSFVNSFNNIEAFAPHLDKAEAESISNLIQEYYSRMTGDRKVPTKIIGDYGESLILAHEYLRTKDKTNRQHLINKMPTPLGVGYDIQSVEIEKKKRYIEVKTTKSRKAINNNRFKLTPNEWDTAETMGVNYFIYYLIVNDNEKNIFVIQDPVKQYEKGNLKIDKNLVVEFSKTAGQWQKLMEIKN comes from the coding sequence ATGAGTAGTAAAAAGAAATATAAAATACCTGACGAATACTTTTTTCGTTTGCATCACGTAAGACCACGTTTCAAAAATGATGTGGAAGAAGTTTTGCTGTATGTTGCTACTTCAATTTCGGAAATGGAAACTTTACCCGAAAAAGAATTTAATGCTGACTTAAATAAGGTACTCTTTGGCTTCAAAAAAAATTCTACTTCTACTCAAAAAACTATAGATAATTGGAGAACAGAAATATCTGCATTGTTTGGTTTTATACAAGAAAATGACGGCTATCTTCAACCGAGTAAAACTGCAATCAGATTAGCCGATAATCAGTATTTAGATGAATTCTTTAACTACTTTTTATATTCATTTCAATATCCAGGCGGACACATAAAATCTCATAATGTAATAAAGCAAATTGAAGCAGGTGTAAAGTTTAAACCTTGCAATTATATTCTACAGCTTTTAAGCGAAGGCGAAATACTAACAGGAAAACCTTTTAGTATAACTGCCGAGGAATTGACTCAATGTGCTTATTTTGATTTAAGAGTAACAAGAGATGGTAAACATCCAAAAGAAGTTGCAAAACTCATTTTGAAAAATAGAAATGAGAAGATAGACTACGACCATCATTACGAACAATTAAAAAATGAAAAGACAGGTGCGTTTCCCTCAAATGGCGATGTATGCCGATATGCAGGCGACATCTTGGATTATATGGTTTTGGCTAACTTACTTCAACATAAGGGAACAGGTTACTACTATTATTTGAATGATGAAAATAAGGAAGCGATAAACTATCATTTAAATAATCCTAAATGGTTTAACCGATACGACAAGTTTTACAAACTAAAAGAAATTACCAATCCTCAAATTTCCGAAATTGAGGAAAATTGGTTTTCATTTGTAAATAGTTTCAACAACATTGAAGCATTTGCACCACATTTAGATAAAGCCGAAGCTGAGAGTATTTCAAACCTCATTCAAGAATATTATTCAAGAATGACAGGTGATAGAAAAGTGCCTACAAAAATCATTGGAGATTATGGCGAAAGCTTGATTTTAGCACACGAATATTTACGAACCAAAGACAAAACAAACAGACAGCATTTAATAAATAAAATGCCTACGCCTCTTGGTGTTGGTTATGACATTCAAAGTGTTGAAATTGAAAAGAAGAAACGATATATTGAAGTAAAAACTACCAAATCAAGAAAAGCAATTAATAACAATCGTTTCAAATTAACACCAAACGAATGGGACACAGCAGAAACAATGGGAGTAAATTATTTCATTTATTATTTGATTGTAAACGATAACGAAAAAAACATTTTCGTTATCCAAGACCCAGTAAAGCAATACGAAAAAGGTAATTTAAAAATTGATAAAAACTTAGTTGTAGAATTTTCAAAAACAGCAGGACAATGGCAAAAATTAATGGAAATAAAAAACTAA
- a CDS encoding DNA cytosine methyltransferase, with the protein MREKKTVLDLFCGCGGLSYGFIEAGYEVLLGIDHWKDAITTFEKNHKKSLGLVADLFNETAKEISQKTGIKKVDLIIGGPPCQGFSVAGKRIVDDERNKLYKSFVSFVDFYKPKAFLMENVPNIVSMGQGVVKDNIIKDFEKLGYTVVYKVLMASEFGVPQNRKRAFFIGTKGKEEFCFPKANTTKLIPSKDAISDLPEKSLPDGKDYSVKAKSDYQELIRKGSKGIYNHEITNHSEQTIEIISIVPDGGNYKNLPLALQQTRNVHIAWTRLNSNKPSFTIDTGHRHHFHYKFNRIPTVRESARIQSFPDSFIFLGSKTSQYKQVGNAVPPILAKVLAESLKKYL; encoded by the coding sequence ATGAGAGAAAAGAAAACAGTATTGGATTTATTTTGTGGTTGTGGTGGGCTTTCATACGGTTTTATAGAAGCAGGTTACGAGGTGCTTTTAGGTATTGACCATTGGAAAGACGCAATTACGACTTTTGAAAAAAATCATAAAAAATCACTTGGTCTTGTAGCAGATTTGTTTAATGAAACAGCAAAAGAGATTAGCCAAAAGACAGGAATTAAAAAAGTTGATTTAATTATTGGCGGACCGCCTTGTCAAGGATTTTCGGTTGCAGGTAAAAGAATTGTAGATGACGAAAGAAACAAACTTTACAAGTCATTTGTAAGTTTTGTTGACTTTTATAAACCTAAAGCATTTTTGATGGAAAATGTACCAAACATAGTTTCTATGGGACAAGGTGTTGTAAAAGACAACATAATAAAAGATTTTGAGAAGTTAGGCTATACTGTAGTTTATAAAGTATTAATGGCTTCTGAATTTGGTGTGCCTCAAAACAGAAAAAGAGCTTTTTTTATTGGTACAAAAGGAAAGGAAGAGTTTTGTTTTCCTAAAGCAAATACAACTAAATTAATTCCTTCAAAAGATGCTATTTCTGACCTGCCTGAAAAATCATTACCAGATGGCAAAGATTATTCAGTAAAAGCAAAGTCTGATTACCAAGAGTTAATTAGAAAGGGCTCTAAAGGAATTTACAACCACGAAATAACAAATCATAGTGAACAAACAATTGAAATAATTTCAATTGTACCCGATGGAGGCAATTACAAAAATTTACCATTAGCATTACAACAAACAAGAAATGTACATATCGCTTGGACAAGGTTAAATAGCAATAAACCAAGCTTTACTATTGATACAGGACACAGGCATCATTTTCATTACAAATTCAACAGAATACCAACTGTTAGAGAAAGTGCAAGAATACAATCTTTCCCCGACAGTTTTATTTTTTTAGGGAGTAAAACAAGCCAATATAAACAAGTGGGTAATGCAGTTCCACCAATTTTGGCAAAAGTATTAGCCGAATCATTGAAGAAATATTTATGA
- a CDS encoding helix-turn-helix domain-containing protein: protein MKTTGEIIREQREVKGLLLRQVAAQLDIDVAILSKIERGERKATREQIAKLADILKLNKDNLLIQYLSEKIAYEIADDDLANEALKVAEERVEYLKAHKKK from the coding sequence TTGAAAACAACAGGCGAAATAATTAGAGAACAAAGAGAAGTAAAAGGACTGCTTCTTAGACAAGTTGCAGCCCAACTTGACATAGACGTTGCAATACTTAGCAAAATTGAAAGAGGGGAAAGAAAAGCGACAAGAGAACAAATTGCTAAATTGGCTGACATTCTCAAATTAAATAAAGACAATTTATTAATTCAATATTTAAGTGAAAAAATTGCTTATGAAATTGCAGACGATGATTTAGCAAATGAAGCATTAAAAGTTGCAGAAGAAAGAGTTGAATATTTAAAAGCTCACAAAAAAAAATGA
- a CDS encoding DEAD/DEAH box helicase: MLSENLFNQTIDSELIKEILFDFHKNGPVNNSHLETLSYLKKYNPKAFKIYEGKLMFLMGLFYKTSEPNSFLEAIYNAYAQTIIEETGHNFTPVQADAYNSIKKYTNFSFSAPTSAGKSYLFQELIKETQGDIIIVLPSRALLSEYLIKVKKLVSNETLVLQFIEIVNTKRTKNRIYIITPERGEEIFKNIGNLNLELILLDEAQISEEGIRGMKFDSLVRRIDKKLNNIKKVFTHPFVLNPDAQFKKHNITNDIDSETYNQKTVGKIYIEYLDGNFKYFSPFDDKIKGRNIEGNIVKDVILNNGTALIYISKSKIYDGSFLEIFSDYIELCPEITDKKSLHYINKLEEFLGTKDDRDKNSILIFLMKRGIVIHHGSIPLKARLIIEEFVNGHHAKICFSTSTLIQGINMPFDIVWINNFSFTGNEDQKTLNLKNLIGRAGRTTIEDDFFDYGYVIVEKKNKRLFIDRLNKESSLSITSNLDNQTDPNNEDFIDIVDAIKNDTFNAELQLTESQIERISNANLDSEIAFILDNFLNKHLEPLTVKEYYRLEIPQRKKIKLSFENIYKAHLRRSDLADGEKNVLSTSIPILLWQIQGKSFAEIISLRYAFLSEKDYRRKLRRQLIRKEISPREFRLLLSKKKVRFSCIAESLPNKAFKRPVPLFSQDTSIVDIDFDKVIYDTYDYIDKVLSLSIKDPVSSAFILYFNKTGDIRAQVLSNYIKYGTNNETEIWLIKYGFSFDEIEKLIEHIEKIDETEIIFKDSVNEFIEDPDNLKLIERYL; the protein is encoded by the coding sequence ATGTTAAGCGAAAACCTTTTTAATCAAACTATTGATTCTGAATTAATCAAAGAAATACTTTTTGATTTCCATAAAAATGGGCCTGTAAATAATAGCCACCTTGAAACACTTTCTTACTTAAAAAAATACAATCCCAAAGCATTCAAAATCTATGAAGGTAAATTGATGTTTTTAATGGGCCTTTTTTATAAAACTAGCGAACCTAACTCATTTTTAGAAGCAATATACAATGCATATGCACAGACTATAATCGAAGAAACTGGACACAACTTTACACCAGTTCAAGCCGATGCTTATAATTCAATTAAGAAGTATACAAACTTCTCATTTTCTGCTCCTACAAGTGCAGGTAAATCATATCTTTTTCAAGAATTAATCAAGGAAACACAAGGGGATATAATCATTGTTTTACCGTCAAGGGCACTATTGTCGGAATATCTAATAAAGGTAAAAAAACTAGTTTCAAACGAAACACTAGTGCTCCAATTTATCGAAATTGTAAATACCAAAAGAACGAAGAACAGAATTTATATAATCACACCTGAAAGAGGGGAAGAAATTTTTAAAAATATTGGCAACCTGAATTTGGAACTTATCCTTTTAGATGAAGCACAAATTTCTGAAGAGGGAATACGAGGTATGAAATTTGACTCATTAGTCAGAAGAATTGATAAAAAATTAAATAACATAAAAAAGGTTTTTACACATCCTTTCGTACTGAATCCTGATGCCCAATTTAAAAAACATAACATCACAAATGATATAGACTCTGAAACGTATAATCAAAAAACCGTAGGTAAAATATACATTGAATATTTAGATGGTAACTTTAAATACTTTTCACCTTTTGATGATAAAATAAAAGGTAGAAACATTGAGGGTAATATCGTAAAGGATGTAATTCTGAATAATGGAACTGCATTAATTTATATATCTAAATCAAAAATTTACGATGGAAGTTTCCTAGAAATATTTTCTGATTATATAGAGTTGTGTCCTGAAATTACCGATAAAAAAAGTCTCCATTACATAAACAAACTCGAAGAATTCCTTGGAACAAAAGACGATAGAGATAAAAACTCCATCTTAATCTTCTTAATGAAAAGAGGTATTGTTATTCATCACGGCTCAATACCATTGAAGGCTAGACTAATTATTGAAGAATTTGTAAATGGACATCACGCAAAAATTTGTTTTTCAACATCTACTTTAATCCAAGGCATCAATATGCCATTTGATATAGTTTGGATAAATAATTTTAGTTTCACAGGTAATGAAGACCAGAAAACACTTAATCTTAAAAACCTTATTGGTAGAGCTGGAAGAACCACAATTGAAGATGATTTTTTCGATTATGGTTATGTCATAGTCGAGAAAAAAAACAAAAGACTTTTTATTGATAGATTAAACAAAGAGTCATCCTTATCAATAACCTCTAATCTAGACAACCAAACAGACCCAAACAATGAAGACTTTATTGACATTGTTGATGCCATCAAGAACGATACTTTTAACGCTGAATTGCAACTTACAGAAAGTCAAATTGAAAGAATTTCAAACGCTAATCTTGACAGTGAAATAGCGTTTATTTTAGATAATTTTTTAAACAAACATCTTGAACCATTGACTGTTAAAGAGTATTACAGGTTAGAAATTCCTCAAAGAAAAAAAATTAAGCTATCATTTGAAAATATTTATAAAGCACATTTGAGACGTTCAGATTTAGCAGACGGTGAAAAAAATGTTTTAAGTACATCCATTCCAATTTTACTATGGCAAATTCAAGGGAAGTCCTTTGCAGAAATTATCTCATTAAGATATGCCTTTCTCTCAGAAAAAGATTATAGAAGAAAACTTAGACGACAATTAATCAGAAAAGAAATATCACCTAGAGAATTTAGGCTGTTACTCTCAAAGAAGAAAGTAAGATTCTCTTGCATTGCTGAATCATTGCCAAATAAAGCTTTTAAAAGACCTGTGCCTCTATTCTCACAAGACACAAGTATTGTTGATATAGATTTTGACAAGGTAATCTACGACACTTATGATTATATTGACAAGGTTCTTTCATTATCGATAAAAGACCCAGTCTCAAGTGCATTTATTCTTTATTTCAATAAAACAGGTGACATTCGAGCACAAGTTTTAAGTAATTATATAAAATATGGTACAAATAATGAGACCGAAATTTGGTTAATCAAATACGGTTTTAGTTTTGACGAAATTGAAAAACTAATTGAGCACATAGAGAAAATAGATGAAACAGAAATTATTTTTAAAGACAGCGTAAATGAATTTATTGAAGACCCTGACAATTTGAAACTTATTGAGAGATACTTATAA